The sequence GGACTACAATATATAGAGACGCAGGAAACCCTAAtcctaatgggccggcagcccaacagtggtgccagcccacacacactcacacacacatagtctaacatccccccgcagtcgcaacgggggcaccacacacgatgagactggagtagaggccgaaggtaggagccaacgggttgaaatccccccgcagtcgcagcgtcgtgatggtgcgaatgttgcggctagagtagagaccggtgtgtgctccaagaagacaatagcccctagatgccgaggtagccgaagtcgaggtggtcGCGGTCGGAAGACGCGCAGCAAAAGCCTGATCTTcgggaggggtcgacgttcgagcgtcaacgatcGGCAGGGCGACACAGCAAAAGGGCACCAGCAGGCCGACCTTTCTGCGTCTTCGATCATCCGGGCCTCAACGAGCCCCGCCAGGGAGACCGACAGCAGCGCACGCGGCTGCGCTGGTCAAGGTGTCCGCGCCCGCGACAGAAAGGAAGGGGAATGTcggatccggccgggaaggccacGGCAGCGACGGATCCGGACGGGGAGACGCGATCCAGCCAAAGGGACGGCGGATCGAGCCGAGAAAGTCGCAGCAACGtggatccggccgggaaggccgCGACAGCGACGGATCCAACGAAGGCGAGGAAGGGGAGGGCGACGGGGCGGTTCCAGCCGGGCAGGGGCCTGCGCCGGACCTGGCAAAGGGTGTTGACGGCACCGGCGACGGGAGAAGCTCGAAGTGGGAGGCGCTGCGTGGCTAGCGCGATGACAAGGGACTACACGGGCAAAGATGCCGACACAAGGGGAGAGGAGCGCAGGGTATCCATGCCGGGGAAGAGGTGGCCGGCACTGGTGAGGACGGCGGCACGCGCAGGGCGCGCAGGAAGGCCGGGGGGCTGCGCGTGGGAGCGGAGGCGCGCAGGAAGGCCGCGGGGCGCTGCGCGTGGGGGCGGCGGCGCGCATGCCGCGCAGGAAGGCCAGGGAGGGCGTTGCGCGTGGACGCCGGGGAGGGCGCTGCACGCAGGGGCCGCGGCGCACAGGAAGGTCGCGGACGCCGAGTCCGGGCGCGGGACGGCGGCTGAGAAGGGAGCCGGGAGAAGGGGATGGGGATGGAGGCGGGCTGACGACGGCGCGGCTGGTGCGTCGGGCCGTTTCCCGCGCCAGGACCGGCGTGGCCGCGCCCGCGCAAGGGGCCACGCGCACCCGCGCCACCATGGACGGACGACGGGGAAGAAAGCCAGCGGCCAGATccacggccatggcggcggcggcgaggcccAGGGCCACGGCGGCGCTGATGGCGACGCCCGCGGTGGCCTATGCGCCCAGCCCGGCCTTCGCGCCCACCCCGGCAGCTGGACCCGCGCCCTGGGCGGCGCCGGCGGGTTGGATCTGGCGCCCGCCGAGCCTGGACGTGGTCGCGCTGGGCCGCGCTTGGCCGGAGGCCGCGAGCCTGTGCTGGCGCTTGCGCGTCCGCGGCTGTGAGGCGACAGCTCGCGCCCGCACGCCTGTTCCCGGCGGCGGCCACAGTGCTCGCTCGCGACGGCTGCGCCCATCGGAGAGGAGGTGGGGAGGGCCAAGGGAGCCGCCGGCTGGGGGGTGGCGGCGGCCGGCTGGGGAGAAGGGCCGCCCCGGGAGGGATGGATGAGTCTCCCGGGGCGGCGGTGCGGAAGCCAGTGACGGCTGAACGGTGGCTGGGAGCTCTGCGTCGGCTGGCGGCTGTGGTGTAGAGAGGAAAGAAACCCTAATCTGATACCATGTTGGGAACTGACTGTATTGCATAGAGGTGGACTACAATATATAGAGAcgcaggaaaccctaaccctaatgggccggcagcccaacagtggtgccagcccacacacactcacacacacatagtCTAACACAAGGTTCAACTTCTACGACGCTAACAAAACAACATACACATCACGAAGAAACCTACCACCATCTATGGTCAACAATAGTAAGGTCTTATCCCCTCTGTCTGCACTAAATGGGTCATTGTGTTTTCCTTTTTTGCACTATATTAAATTATTTATTTCACGTTTTTATTAATTAATTAGTACTGTGCTTCCCCGCCTTTGCTATCCTTATTTTGACATTTGGGGCATCCATTTACTATTCCTTGAAGGCCTATCTGGCTGATGTGCCCCCTTCTAACACGTTGGTGTCAGTGCAAATCACTGATTCAATCATTTTCCATGGATATTTCTTGGATAACTGCAGTGTAAAATATAGTGTTGTTGGAGTTCGTTCTTAGATAGGCTCCAATGTGCACCTCAAGGTTAGATCTCTTCCTTTGTTGTCTGAAGTGTTTCATTGTGCAAACATAGAGAAACAAGTATAAAGCGTCATAGATTTGTTCCAGTATTCTGTAATTAGCGGCTAATGTATCTCTTCATCTTTTCATCTTTGACATCATCTTTTACTATTCAATCCTAATATCTCCCCTTTTGCTCTCTGCACAAAGTGTATCATAGACAAGAATGTGAGGATAGGGAAGAATGTGATGATCTCCAACTCTGAAGTAATTTGCCACTTTGCCAGCatagctcttttcctttttctaatgCATATGTACTTCTCCATAGAATGTATCAACACTAAAACAAATCCGACTGGGTGTAACATTTCACAGGGTGTAGAGGAAGCTGATAGGACCTCCAAAGGCTTCTACATCCTATCTGGCATCACTATCGTACTGAAGAACTCAATAATTGGTGACGGATTGGTCATATGAGCTGAAAAGGTCTCACAAGGCTAAACGGTATTTGCGGGCAGAAACAATGATAGGAGTTCTTTGTAGTTTTACAATAAGATGTCGTACAACAGTCAAGAGGTTCTGCTTGTATCTCCATGTTGTATTCGACTCGAACAATGTTGCAGATCATGAACATTGTCCGTTTCAATTTTTGTTCCTTGGACATTCACACAGACCTTTTAAAAAATTCTTTCTTACCGAACACCAAATGCATTTATTCTAATCAGTTCGTAACCAAGTTTCAAGTTTCTTGTGCCTTGTGTGCTTGATCATGTATTCACATTATAGGTTGCATGTTTCAAACTGCATTACCGATAATTTTGAAAGTAGAAAGTAGAGGTAGCCTGCCTGGTCCTGATACTTTGCTTCAAACGTGTCATATAAAACTTAAGTCAGATAAGTGATGTTATACTTCTTGCTTGTGGACAATGCAAGTAATAAGTAATAAATGGCACATTATTTGTACTAAAGCTCAACAAGAAAATGATGTTGAACGATTTACCAATTGCCTGTTTAAATTTTAGATATCGTATCAGCTTGTTGAACCATAAATCCATAATTCCACTAAAACATACTACCTCCAttcacaaatatatgacaccgttgacAATTTTTTTAAAACTTTGATCACTCgttttattcaaaatatttatttgaAGAAGTAAAATTTCAAGTCACACTCAAACAACCGTAAGTGATAAACAAATCATAACAAAATAAACGATAACTGAAGTTTTTTTTAATAAAACGAGTGGTCAAAGTTTATTTAAAAAAAtcaacggtgtcatatatttataAACGGAGGAAATACCAAAATATCACATGTTTTTCTATAAAATAAATTGCATCAAAGTTGATGCAAATTACTATTGAAGTGGTTTTTACAACAATAAACAAAACGTTTCTCAAGAATGCGTCGTATTCTTGAAAACATTTTGAGTTCCTGCCAAGTCACCTGGTCAGGTTGACACAGGGTAAGGAGTAAGAACTGCATCAGTTAGCAATACAATATGAATCGGGTACGGAGATAAATGTGGCAACACAATGCATGTAATTTTTTTTGTGCTGCCTTTGTTAGTTTTACTGATTTATATGTCATCCTAAactcagaaacctgtctcgatctaTATACATGTTTGAGCATTTGTCATGAAACTGCCTTCGTATCTTCTTCGGTGGGCAAGCGTATGTCCAGCTTCTGCTCCTCTTTTGGCATCCTGACCAATAAATTAAGGTTCAGTGATTGGTGTACTTCATTATAAAGAAAGTTTTGGAGAGACCTCTTGGGTAAAAAATAGAAGTTACCTAGGCAGCTATATGCACTGATAAAGCAGATGAAAAAAAATCCATCTAAACTGTGTCATGAGACTTTGGCCCTGTTGTTTCCTTCTAGGATTATTATAATCTAGCTTATGGATTATAGAAGCACCTAATAACCTGCTTATGAATTATCATAATCTACGAATCTAGATTATTGATAAagagtggaatattgataaagagctcgccgtggataggaaggggtggaagtgtgcaattcacgtgccagaaccttgattcatagtttcgcttttcctccttaatcgtttgaccttttcttgtgcccaTTTAGATCTGGCTGtttcttgtgggttttatctctttttatgtgtttccccgttttGTCGTTTTTCGGTTCTCTTTTGCCAttgtttcccttttcttttctttggggttgagctctgaagttttcatacggggtttcatctctagcctaccccaacgtgcttgggacaaaaaggctttgttgttgttgttgtacgaatctagattatataatccacctaATAATCTGAGTTATATGTTTGCCTCTCAACTTATTtaagttggattatataatctagagggtAAACAAACAGCGCCTTTGTCCCTCCCAGTTTGAGCTTAACTCAAGAGAACACGAAGTTCAGATTTGCACATCCGACCATGTACATGACACAGCTTCCAGACAATGATTTCACGTACAGTAAAGAGCATGCTTACATCGAGTCAGTTTTGGGTGTGGCTTGATTATGCTCCACAGGAAGAACATTTGAGTTTTTGTCATCAGTATCTACCTGCACAAGTGTACTGTTCAGATAATCTTCGCTACAAGAAAAGGCGTTCAAATAAACAAGTTTCTATTACAAATGTAGCGCACCATGTTACATGGATTGGCAAGAAGCTGCTGAGTCATTTTGGGTGCATTTAGAGGACTTCGTAGAGTACCCTGAAAAAAACAAAGGTTAACTAGTAGGAATGTTGCTAATAGACACACTTTAATCAGATCATTTTTTGACCAATTAGAATATCTCATTGGGAAGTTTTTCAAATTAAGAAGAATGATGCTTTTTATTTGACATGAGGAAAAAGGTACcaaacagccaaacaggacaactGGACAAGAGGTGCGATGATTGGCATAGAGAAAGTTGTACCTTATTTGCCCACATTAAGCCACAAGCATTGCAGAGGGACCTCGGACCAGCTGGGCCCCGACGCATCGCTGGAGTAAGCCTTGAGCTGATACCACAATTTTGGCAACTAGCAAAACAGGCCAACATTAGTCCATACATGAAGGCAACAACTTTCTGCATATGAAACTGATGTAACACATACACACAATCACAAAGTGATAGTTGGCACATGGCAACTAACTCACTGGGTTTCTCGAAAATGATCATCCTCGCCGTTAGCTGGAGAGCCACAAGCTGCAGAAGAACAGGCACCATCGCCAAAATCTGATCTCCCAGCAAATTGGCCTTTACGCCGTTTCATCCTGAAAGTATTATTGAGATTGTGCAATGCAAGattcaaaaaaaaaaaacaacAAAAACATCACTGAGTAGCGATCATTTGAATGCAAAATATGGTTATGCAATGGTTACGGTAAATAAACCTGGGAAATATTCCCAGTGGTGAATGATGGTGAGCAGCAATTGTTTGGCCAGGGTTTATTGCAACAGAATGTAAACagtatgatgaaaagaagaaaaaaacacCTTTTCTAGCATGATTGATATAAAAAAAGGTAACTGGATTGAACCAGGTAGGTATGCAAATAAGCACATAAGTTCTGGAAAAGTTCTGACAAATGGAAATAATAGAAATCATCTGTTCCATTCTCCACGGAGTTCATCTAAGCCTTTACATGATACTTCTTACAAATCGTGGACTAAAAGGCATAGAAGAAAGTCCTCGTTCATTTTTATATCTGACTGAAATAAATCTTTTAAACATTGACTTCGCTTATGGTAACCTTGAATAACACCTTTAGTGCACAAGTACTCCAAATAGGTAGATCCATGGTGCACATTCAGATTATTATCCTATTTAGTTTTTTTCTGGCATTAGTACTTGGAGAAACTATTCGAGATAAAAAGGTGACCTAAGATTGGATATGATATAACAGTGATAATAATCTGAATATGGCATGTGTATTCCTATTTAAACAGAGTGATACAAGGAGAGAATTAAGTAAATCCTGGTCTTACAGCACATCCTATTAATGTGGTAAAGCAATGTCAAAGTCAAACATAATCAAGTCTGCAATAAGCTGATAATTTTATCTAATGTGGAGACTAACAAATGCAGACTTCTTACTATTTATATCTCAAATCCTCCAAATGACAGCAAACAATCTGTTAATCAAGATTGCCTTTAAAAATTCATTATGCCCATGCGAAGAATAATTATATCATTGCTAAACATAGAAGTGACATTATTCTGTACTTACTTTTGGGCAACCTCCTTGCGCACACTGTATCTAATCCTTTTATCGAAACATCTTTCCTTTCTCTTCTCACGGAATCTCATTAAGGAAGCAACCCTTCTAGCAGCCACAGTTGTATTCTGCACATGAGACAATGCTTTAGGAGAAGCTGGAAATACCTATCCTCACTGCAGTAAGTATGCGGATACCTTCTCATCATTTGCTGAAGAAACAGCCATGTTTACCAAACCAGGCGGAACCTCGTACCCTCCAAGTACCAAAAGAACAGCCTGAACCTGATCAAGAGAAAGTACTTAGGATATACAGCTCCCCTAGGTTGAGTTTCTGCACATGTGACTCCCATATCTCACTGACACGCTGGCTCGCATGTGGCCCTGGGATACACGTGTCAGTGAAACAATCTCATCACCATATGCACTCAAACAAATCAATAATGACATAGGCATATGGTCACCCTGAAAACCTTCAGTATGGTCgcatcatgcttactttggtcttGGTTtatcttaggacatacatcccagtGAAGCTTTTCACTACAAACGACATCACTAGGGCTCATGATTGCATTTATAGGCATTCTCACTAATAAGCAGATAAGGAATTGAGATAGACCAAATAGATTTTTTTTTGAAGAAAAATAGACCAAATAGATTTCAAAAACACGTTCAAATGGAAGACTGGCAAAATCACCTTGTAACCGTGAAGACAAAATATTTATGTTGTTTCATGATTAGATCTCTAGTAACATTTTGAAAGTTATGACTATGACTCTGACCAATCCAGGCAAGTCATCTCAACTTCTTACTCACAGAAGTTCCCTAATCTAGTTGCTTCCATCTTTCCAAATAATCTTCCCTAATAGCTAGAACAAAAATAATCCTCAACTTGCCAATGAGAAAAGCAAATCATATGAGTGAGCTTAGTCCAGGACCAAAGATGAAACATAGTTCCAAATTTTCATATTTGGGTTTAAAACACTAATAAAACTTAAGGAACAAAGAATTTATACTTCTCATCGGAAAAAAAGAACATACATGCTTCTATTGGAACTTTATTTGGCAACTATAACAAAAACACAAATATGTTAAAATCCTAGCTGAAGAACGAAGATATCTACTCCGCTGTTCATCAAACTCGCGACTTTTCCCCGACACAACTATAAAACATCTCAACACGCACAAAAAAGTGTCTACCTAGCGATCAAGCATTCTCGATTCCACTCGAACAGTAGAACGGTATATCCATACTGATCGAAAAATGGACAGAGCAATTCATAATAACATTAGTTCAGCCCCTTACAGGATACCAAAAGCACAGTCATATCATATAGCACCCGTATTCTTTGGTGCAATTCAGCAAGGGAACAAAGGAATATGGTCAATTTACAGTAGCGAAGCAGAAACTGCGACTAACTTAGCCATAGCTGGCAATCAAGTCCCCTTAGAATTCAATCAAGAACGATGAAGACAGAATTTAATTATGTGCAACTCGACAGCAGAGCGCCCCCGCAAAAGCAGAACAATATTTGCTAATTCATAGCCGGCGCCCCGCGCACGCTAATCTCCGGCCAAGACTATTAACGACCATCGCAACATATAGGAACCAAGGAGAGAATTTGGGAGGGGCCAATGGAATTATCAGGGGTGCAAGAGGCGCGACCTTTTGGGGCGGGACGGGGTCGAAGACGTAGACGTCGCCCTGATACACCAGCGTGAGCTGCTCCGACGTCGCGCTCATCAGCGCCTCTgccgcgcccgccgccgccgccaaggAGGCGGCGCCCACGCCGGCAGCAGCGGCGCCATCCGCCAGGGGTGGCCGGAGATCGTGGTCGGCCGCCGCGGGCTCCGCCGCCATCGGCTGGGGATCGGACGGTGGAGATGCGTGCAGACAGGGTGCGGTCCGTGGACAAGCTCGGTTTGAGCGCACGTGTGGAGGATGGACGAGAGGAGCGCACGTGTGACGGTGAAGACATGTACACTGGCGCGGCTTGCTGGTCCCACTCTGCAGCTTTCCGCCTTCAACGCATCTCCATTAAAGCAAGGTTGTACAGCCCACAGCCAGTTTTATGATACCGTCTTATCTTCAACTAAAAAGTCTAATTGTGTAATGATTTTCTATGTTACCATCTGTACATTTAATACTTAGCGCATCTCTTCCTCCCACAATTTATCTTAGAGTTAAAAGATGTACATTTAACATTTAGCTCATCTCTTCCTCCAACCATCTATCTCGAGGTCCGTGAGTAGCTTACTTTTAGCTGGCTTTCTGCATCACCATAAATATGACGTGGCATCTTTTATAGCCTACATGTCACCTTAGAACACCTTAGAATTGACTAAATCGTTATGATAGTAGAAATTTGTCACTTTCTATATCTTAAACCTTATTCATCCCTTCGTCTTCCTCCACAAATAATCTACATGATACTTAAATTGTCCTCTCAATCAGATTCTTATTAGAACTAGATTCTCAAAAAAGCTTATCATAAAAAAACTGAAACAAAAAGACATGTCCCTTTTCCTATTACATAATTGTGAGAAATTATGTTGAACCTTGAACCCAAGTCACCTTGCAAAAGTAAACGAAATGTGTCATAAACATTCATTCAGTGGTTACATATGAGGCTATCATTCGGTGACTTGTTACATTCAAGCATTGCTAGGCTAAATTTATATAAACACAGGCAGTACCATCAAAAATAGTAACACGGAGACTAGAGTGGACTAAAAATGTACAAA is a genomic window of Zea mays cultivar B73 chromosome 5, Zm-B73-REFERENCE-NAM-5.0, whole genome shotgun sequence containing:
- the LOC100281895 gene encoding GATA transcription factor 25 (The RefSeq protein has 2 substitutions compared to this genomic sequence); the protein is MAAEPAAADHDLRPPLADGAAAAGVGDASLAAAAGAAEALMSATSEQLTLVYQGDVYVFDPVPPQKVQAVLLVLGGYEVPPGLVNMAVSSANDEKNTTVAARRVASLMRFREKRKERCFDKRIRYSVRKEVAQKMKRRKGQFAGRSDFGDGACSSAACGSPANGEDDHFRETHCQNCGISSRLTPAMRRGPAGPRSLCNACGLMWANKGTLRSPLNAPKMTQQLLANPCKMVDTDDKNSNVLPVEHNQATPKTDSMMPKEEQKLDIRLPTEEDTKAVS
- the LOC100281895 gene encoding GATA transcription factor 25 isoform X1, producing the protein MAAEPAAADHDLRPPLADGAAAAGVGAASLAAAAGAAEALMSATSEQLTLVYQGDVYVFDPVPPQKAVLLVLGGYEVPPGLVNMAVSSANDEKNTTVAARRVASLMRFREKRKERCFDKRIRYSVRKEVAQKMKRRKGQFAGRSDFGDGACSSAACGSPANGEDDHFRETHCQNCGISSRLTPAMRRGPAGPRSLCNACGLMWANKGTLRSPLNAPKMTQQLLANPCNMVDTDDKNSNVLPVEHNQATPKTDSMMPKEEQKLDIRLPTEEDTKAVS